One genomic region from Sphingobacterium sp. UGAL515B_05 encodes:
- a CDS encoding anion permease — MKEISIKNVAITFLVALILWFIPIPKGVSPEAWHLFAIFAATILGIILKAAPMGTMCMMAIAFTALTQVLAPGDAGKSITKALTGFGDKVIWLIGISFFIARGFIKTGLGNRIAFLFIRVFGKSSLGLAYGLGLADVCLAPAIPSNTARGGGIIYPIMKSMAISFDSVPDKPETHRKLGSYLTLNSYYMNLIASSMFLTGTASNPMCQKFAANLGIDITWMSWAIAGFIPGIVAFFVVPLVLYKLYPPELKKTGDAPKMAAQKLKEMGPISRNEWLMLLAFFILLALWIFGGSFSIDATTTAFIGLTLLLLTSVLTWEDVKAEKGAWDTIVWFAVLVMMASSLNELGFIGWFSDLIKVQIGDLSWQIAFPVIILVYFFSHYIFASATAHVAAMYAALLGVGVSLGIPPMLLAMMLGFLGSIYGVLTHYGHGPAPVFFGSGYVDLKSWWLRGLEIGIVLLVIYMGVGGLWMKVIGYY; from the coding sequence ATGAAAGAAATCAGTATTAAAAATGTTGCCATTACTTTTCTAGTAGCACTCATTTTATGGTTTATCCCAATACCGAAAGGCGTCAGTCCGGAAGCCTGGCATTTATTTGCAATTTTCGCCGCAACCATTCTTGGGATTATTTTAAAAGCGGCTCCTATGGGTACGATGTGTATGATGGCCATTGCGTTTACGGCCCTGACACAAGTATTGGCCCCGGGAGATGCGGGTAAGTCGATTACTAAAGCTTTGACAGGTTTCGGAGATAAGGTAATTTGGTTGATTGGTATCTCCTTTTTTATTGCCCGGGGTTTTATTAAAACTGGACTGGGAAATCGAATTGCCTTTCTTTTTATTCGAGTTTTTGGAAAGAGTTCATTAGGACTTGCTTATGGATTGGGCTTGGCGGATGTTTGTTTGGCTCCGGCGATTCCAAGTAATACAGCCCGAGGGGGAGGGATTATTTATCCCATCATGAAATCGATGGCAATTAGTTTTGATTCTGTTCCAGATAAGCCAGAGACACATCGAAAATTGGGATCCTATCTAACTTTAAATAGTTATTATATGAATCTAATTGCTTCTTCGATGTTTTTGACGGGAACGGCCAGTAATCCAATGTGTCAAAAATTTGCTGCGAACCTAGGAATTGATATTACCTGGATGTCCTGGGCGATTGCTGGATTTATACCCGGTATTGTCGCATTTTTTGTCGTACCGCTTGTTCTTTATAAGTTATATCCACCTGAATTGAAAAAAACAGGTGATGCACCTAAGATGGCGGCGCAGAAATTAAAAGAGATGGGACCAATTTCCAGAAATGAATGGTTGATGCTTTTGGCGTTCTTTATCTTATTGGCATTATGGATTTTTGGTGGTTCTTTTTCAATTGATGCGACAACCACAGCCTTCATCGGTTTGACACTGCTTTTACTGACCTCTGTATTGACCTGGGAGGATGTTAAAGCCGAAAAAGGAGCATGGGATACGATTGTTTGGTTTGCTGTTTTGGTTATGATGGCCAGTTCTTTAAATGAGCTTGGCTTTATCGGTTGGTTTAGCGACCTGATCAAAGTACAGATTGGTGATTTGAGCTGGCAAATAGCCTTTCCGGTCATCATTCTTGTTTATTTCTTTAGTCACTACATTTTTGCGAGTGCTACCGCCCATGTTGCGGCTATGTATGCGGCCTTGTTGGGGGTTGGTGTTTCTTTGGGTATTCCGCCAATGCTGCTTGCAATGATGCTTGGATTCTTGGGCTCTATCTATGGTGTTTTGACACATTATGGCCATGGCCCTGCACCGGTATTTTTTGGAAGCGGATACGTCGATTTAAAATCATGGTGGCTACGTGGACTGGAAATTGGTATCGTATTATTGGTGATTTATATGGGCGTTGGTGGATTGTGGATGAAGGTTATAGGCTATTATTAA
- a CDS encoding porin — translation MKKRYIPISIACLLSHTLVKGQEPGTVQENKVDSVQQKKDDTTYPKLQVKGLFQARYLVSATKDVDVNGLHHSDGSGTDNNFMVKYMRVQMRAQISKRTEVAVLANLADFKSDPKTKVLENAYLKYTFSPKLAITVGQFRPWFGIEETYPIDIIKSLDWSNQYLEFGKLGWASFQIGVAATGETTLGDMPFSYSLSVVNGNGKNQVVDNDNGKQYATRLVFGLSKKYGINLGLNGGVGDVMKKQVHALGVDLTGNVNFGKRWNLDMQLEAKQAINHNLYYSLEESARTSKLSDYLVRGIYFLPNLRYEVNYFNLSAFELSCRYEYIDPNYKLNANARQTYTPMFGLEFLKNYGARIQLGLQLDRYKKQTENTSEFNKKLFIVQVQSRF, via the coding sequence ATGAAGAAACGCTACATTCCAATTTCTATTGCATGTTTATTGAGCCATACCTTGGTCAAAGGGCAAGAACCAGGTACTGTACAAGAAAATAAAGTTGATTCTGTGCAACAAAAAAAAGATGACACGACTTATCCCAAGCTTCAGGTGAAAGGTTTGTTTCAGGCCCGTTACCTTGTTAGTGCTACAAAAGATGTCGATGTCAATGGGCTACATCACAGTGATGGTTCAGGTACGGATAACAATTTTATGGTAAAATATATGCGGGTACAGATGCGCGCTCAGATTAGCAAGCGTACTGAAGTTGCTGTATTAGCTAACCTCGCAGATTTCAAAAGCGATCCCAAAACAAAAGTGCTCGAAAATGCCTACTTGAAATATACATTTAGTCCCAAATTGGCAATCACAGTGGGCCAATTTCGTCCTTGGTTTGGCATCGAGGAAACTTACCCTATTGACATCATCAAATCTTTGGACTGGTCGAACCAGTATCTTGAATTCGGTAAATTAGGTTGGGCAAGTTTTCAAATCGGGGTTGCTGCGACAGGCGAGACTACGCTAGGCGATATGCCCTTTAGTTATTCCTTATCTGTGGTGAACGGGAACGGGAAGAATCAAGTTGTTGATAACGATAATGGTAAGCAATATGCCACCCGTCTGGTCTTTGGGCTTTCAAAGAAGTATGGTATTAATTTAGGGCTTAATGGAGGCGTTGGCGATGTGATGAAAAAACAGGTACATGCATTAGGTGTAGATCTAACTGGGAATGTCAATTTTGGTAAACGATGGAATCTTGATATGCAACTGGAAGCAAAACAGGCGATCAATCATAACCTGTATTATTCTTTGGAAGAAAGTGCGCGAACATCCAAGTTGAGCGACTATTTGGTCCGCGGTATCTATTTTCTACCCAACTTAAGATATGAAGTAAATTATTTCAATCTAAGTGCTTTTGAGCTATCATGTCGGTATGAGTATATTGACCCAAATTACAAACTCAATGCAAATGCGCGTCAAACATATACGCCGATGTTTGGCTTGGAATTTTTAAAAAATTATGGTGCAAGGATACAGTTGGGACTTCAGTTGGACCGATATAAAAAGCAGACCGAGAATACCAGCGAATTCAATAAAAAATTATTTATTGTTCAAGTACAAAGTCGATTCTAA